The following are encoded together in the Phragmitibacter flavus genome:
- a CDS encoding EF-hand domain-containing protein codes for MKKTLLILPIAAALLSVSPNLFSQEDAPKPPPRSPGAEGGRPPGAEGMLKQLDADGDGKVTLEEFKAHAQKEAERRFEMVDENKDGVVEQSEFEAAARKMREARQSQGQGQGQGRGPGEGGDRPGGFRRPEGGPPPEGMRRPEGGRPERGPDGERSPGARPEGERGDRGDRGQRRGGFGGGEMLRGMDTNGDGDISKDEFIANSTERFNQMDENKDGKVTKDELEAIGRRMRGGDRGERGDGGPRSEGERPPGDKKPEGEASTPAPAPAPES; via the coding sequence ATGAAAAAAACACTGCTTATTTTACCGATTGCTGCCGCGCTGTTGAGTGTGTCTCCAAACTTATTTTCTCAAGAAGATGCCCCCAAACCACCACCGCGGTCGCCGGGAGCTGAGGGGGGGAGGCCTCCGGGAGCTGAGGGGATGCTGAAGCAGTTGGATGCGGATGGCGATGGCAAGGTGACCTTGGAGGAGTTCAAGGCGCATGCCCAGAAAGAGGCGGAACGCCGCTTTGAGATGGTCGACGAAAACAAGGATGGGGTGGTGGAGCAGTCAGAATTTGAGGCGGCGGCACGCAAGATGCGCGAGGCACGTCAGTCACAGGGACAAGGGCAGGGCCAAGGACGTGGTCCGGGTGAGGGCGGTGATCGTCCGGGCGGGTTCCGTCGTCCGGAAGGCGGGCCTCCTCCAGAGGGGATGCGTCGTCCTGAAGGTGGGCGGCCTGAGCGTGGGCCCGATGGGGAACGTTCGCCCGGTGCGCGTCCCGAAGGTGAGCGGGGCGATCGTGGAGATCGCGGTCAGCGTCGTGGTGGCTTTGGTGGCGGCGAAATGCTGCGTGGAATGGACACGAATGGCGATGGCGACATCAGCAAGGACGAGTTCATCGCCAACTCCACGGAGCGGTTCAATCAGATGGACGAGAACAAGGATGGCAAAGTGACCAAGGATGAACTGGAGGCGATTGGGCGCCGCATGCGTGGCGGTGATCGGGGCGAACGCGGTGACGGCGGACCAAGGTCAGAAGGTGAGCGTCCCCCAGGCGACAAAAAACCTGAGGGAGAAGCATCCACCCCAGCTCCTGCGCCAGCACCTGAGAGCTGA
- a CDS encoding magnesium transporter has protein sequence MKAETQSFNLADELVQRAPYEAAALLEEQDDEAAVQALDTVNPLIAQQILHELDDRRRAELLAAAPVEMARQWMRNREYPEDSVGWLMEPPVAVFRPHMTVGETVEALRMLTKKSFITYGYVTDENNKLVGVLVMRDLMLSESGRKLQDVMYTNLFTLVPEMELTDAMTAVLNRHVPVYPVCNRQGHLLGLVRGQDLFEARAIELSAQPGNMVGVNEEERLGTPVRRSLWMRHPWLQVNLLTAFAAGAVVGLFQDTLDRVVILAAFLPILAGQSGNTGCQALAVCLRGLTLGDLKQGDQKRLFVKEAVLGFWNGVLVGIVAALGMFGYAMFSGRGDALMLALVVWVAMVVSCVVSGVAGALIPLVLRRFGADPATASSIFLTTATDVISMGTFLGLATLLVDK, from the coding sequence ATGAAAGCTGAAACCCAATCCTTCAATCTGGCGGATGAACTGGTGCAGAGGGCACCTTATGAAGCGGCGGCGCTGTTGGAGGAGCAGGATGATGAGGCGGCGGTGCAGGCGCTGGACACGGTGAATCCCTTGATTGCGCAGCAGATTCTGCATGAGCTGGATGACCGACGGAGGGCCGAACTGCTGGCGGCGGCACCGGTTGAAATGGCGCGCCAATGGATGCGCAACCGTGAGTATCCAGAAGACAGCGTCGGGTGGTTGATGGAACCTCCAGTCGCGGTGTTCCGACCGCACATGACGGTGGGCGAGACGGTGGAGGCGCTGCGCATGTTGACGAAAAAGTCGTTCATCACTTATGGCTATGTGACGGATGAAAACAACAAGCTGGTGGGCGTCCTGGTGATGCGGGATTTGATGTTGTCGGAGTCAGGCAGGAAGCTGCAGGACGTCATGTATACCAATTTGTTTACGCTGGTTCCGGAGATGGAACTGACGGATGCGATGACGGCGGTTTTGAACCGTCATGTGCCGGTTTATCCGGTGTGTAACAGGCAGGGGCATCTGCTGGGGCTGGTGCGCGGGCAGGATTTGTTTGAGGCGCGTGCGATCGAACTTTCGGCTCAGCCGGGTAACATGGTGGGGGTCAATGAAGAGGAGCGTCTGGGCACACCGGTGCGGCGCAGTTTGTGGATGCGGCATCCGTGGTTGCAGGTGAACTTGCTGACGGCGTTCGCGGCGGGGGCGGTGGTGGGATTGTTTCAGGACACGCTGGATCGCGTGGTGATTTTGGCGGCGTTTTTGCCGATTCTGGCAGGTCAAAGCGGCAACACGGGTTGCCAGGCGCTGGCGGTTTGTCTGCGGGGGTTGACCCTGGGGGATCTCAAGCAGGGCGATCAGAAACGACTGTTTGTGAAGGAGGCGGTGCTGGGTTTTTGGAACGGGGTTTTGGTGGGGATCGTGGCCGCTCTGGGCATGTTTGGTTATGCGATGTTCAGCGGTCGTGGAGATGCGTTGATGTTGGCACTGGTGGTGTGGGTGGCCATGGTGGTGAGTTGCGTGGTGAGCGGAGTGGCGGGGGCGCTGATCCCGCTGGTGTTACGCCGTTTTGGTGCGGACCCGGCCACGGCTTCGAGCATCTTTTTGACGACAGCGACCGATGTCATCAGCATGGGCACGTTCCTCGGGCTGGCGACCTTGCTGGTGGATAAATAA
- the cimA gene encoding citramalate synthase: MKFSLYDTTLRDGTQGEGVNFSSLDKLRIAHQLDEFGVHYIEGGWPGSNPKDIEFFNLAKNETFKTSKIAAFGSTRRAGIAVHEDPQVLTLLAADTPVVTFYGKSWLMHVTEVLRTTPDENRAMIRDTVRFCKEAGREVIYDAEHFFDGYKDEPEYALSTLAAALEGGADMLVLCETNGGCLPDEIADIVSKVRERFPDAAIGIHTHDDGGLGVANALAAIRAGATQVQGTINGYGERTGNCNLTTIIPNLQLKMGIEVVPDLTKLTELSKYVDDVANLPHFPRAPFVGSSAFSHKGGTHVNAVQKLSRSYEHIPPATVGNHQVVLVSDLSGQDNILHKANELGFKLARGAPGVKGILDAVKQRENEGYEYETADASFELLIRKILGEYTPTFDLLEYHTTHRTHGVRGFETCEATIKMDMNGQRVYTVEEGDGPVNALDQALRKALITVYPEIAQITLCDYKVRIIDSKSGSAAKTRVLIESTDGVTHWGTVGVSFNIIDASWEALVDSIDYFLNRHKSA; this comes from the coding sequence ATGAAATTCTCCCTCTACGACACCACCCTGCGCGACGGCACCCAGGGTGAAGGCGTCAACTTCAGTTCCCTCGACAAACTTCGTATCGCCCATCAACTCGACGAATTCGGCGTTCATTACATTGAAGGCGGCTGGCCAGGTTCCAACCCCAAAGACATCGAATTCTTCAACCTCGCCAAAAACGAAACCTTTAAAACTTCCAAGATCGCCGCCTTCGGCAGCACCCGTCGCGCCGGCATCGCCGTCCATGAAGATCCCCAGGTGCTCACCCTGCTGGCAGCCGACACCCCCGTCGTCACCTTCTACGGAAAAAGCTGGCTCATGCACGTCACCGAAGTGCTGCGCACCACCCCGGACGAAAACCGCGCCATGATCCGCGACACCGTCCGCTTCTGCAAAGAGGCGGGACGCGAGGTCATCTACGACGCCGAACATTTCTTCGACGGTTACAAAGACGAACCCGAATACGCTCTTTCCACCCTCGCCGCCGCCCTTGAAGGCGGGGCCGACATGCTCGTTCTCTGCGAAACCAACGGTGGATGCCTGCCCGATGAAATCGCCGACATCGTCAGCAAGGTTCGTGAACGTTTTCCCGATGCCGCCATCGGAATCCACACCCATGATGACGGCGGACTCGGCGTCGCCAACGCCCTTGCCGCCATCCGCGCCGGAGCCACCCAGGTTCAAGGCACCATCAACGGCTACGGCGAACGCACCGGCAACTGCAACCTCACCACCATCATCCCCAACCTCCAGTTGAAGATGGGCATCGAAGTTGTTCCCGATCTCACCAAGCTCACCGAGCTCTCCAAATACGTCGACGACGTCGCCAACCTCCCCCACTTTCCCCGCGCCCCTTTCGTCGGCAGCAGCGCCTTCTCCCACAAGGGCGGCACCCACGTCAATGCCGTCCAGAAACTCTCGCGCAGCTACGAACACATTCCCCCCGCCACGGTCGGCAACCATCAGGTGGTTCTGGTCAGCGACCTTTCCGGACAGGACAACATCCTCCACAAGGCCAATGAGCTCGGCTTCAAACTCGCCCGCGGCGCTCCCGGCGTGAAAGGCATCCTTGATGCCGTCAAACAACGCGAAAATGAAGGCTACGAATACGAAACCGCCGATGCTTCCTTCGAACTCCTCATCCGCAAAATCCTCGGCGAATACACCCCCACCTTTGATCTCCTCGAATATCACACCACCCACCGCACCCACGGCGTGCGCGGATTCGAGACCTGCGAAGCCACCATAAAAATGGATATGAACGGCCAGCGCGTTTACACCGTCGAAGAAGGCGACGGCCCCGTCAACGCCCTCGATCAAGCCCTGCGCAAGGCCCTCATCACGGTTTATCCCGAGATCGCCCAAATCACCCTCTGCGACTACAAAGTCCGCATCATCGACAGCAAATCTGGTAGCGCTGCCAAGACCCGAGTGCTCATTGAAAGCACCGATGGCGTCACCCACTGGGGCACCGTCGGCGTCAGCTTCAACATCATCGACGCCAGTTGGGAAGCCCTTGTCGATAGCATCGACTACTTCCTCAACCGCCACAAAAGCGCGTAG
- the smc gene encoding chromosome segregation protein SMC, which yields MHLKSLEIHGFKSFADKTTFEFHTGVTGIVGPNGCGKSNVVDAIRWVLGETSAKALRGGEMADVIFNGTDKRKPVGMAEVTLTLADCEEALNVEYNEVALQRRVFRDGRSEYRINGTICRLKDFQELLAGTGIGRAAYSVMEQGKIDMLISAKPEDRRMVFEEAAGITRFKGQKKEALRKLEYTEANLIRVADIVAEVKRQMGTLHRQAQKAKRYQSIHKDLRTLDIHLGHKHFTEFNAEKSESENQIISLMTQLNELHQKIHTKESEVSETREAYHQVESSINTLRQQAQEHRSKLQAAESKIEFNRERVEELEGRIRRNEEDAENNREMVDRQRRELAAADEQFASIRHTIESRRYDVEEHQVGHNAIIPERQQLEVQRRNLREDFRRLESEAASAEARAQNLSQQMNADRQRHETLQHDRQNAARDTEASQQEFDHLQRQIEEQESTRAELEQNLKDIANQIAEQRRQRDLLTEELHQLQRQGAQKKSRLEALSQIIEKGEGLEQGTQNVIKGLDDPDRLKPAIHGILASAIQVEPAYIPAIEAALRDHLQTILLDDEKVAGEIIEKLTAGRLGKTTLAPQSFLRGQRGSERQFMPNGGIAWALDKVTAQAQVQPLMERLLRDVLIVADLATAFRLKADHPDLSFVTNKGELLTVHGIVHGGATKDEATSALRRETELRELRTESAALEQQIAEKEQFLEELGLSLEAKQRAEANARDSVQLNREALSQLQGKVSVVQRALQQATAKLDSLEWEQSQISARLAEAENQIGQHRETGNWATRQIEETQERERQLEAQIEAVIRREMESTERLNELKTALAIETNALQNIEQQKAPLANRLEELEGSINRYENECFIWRQRIDSANAENARLLEETEESRQLSSSLEAQGSEAVERRNQMFAAVSSIESEVNAMRKRQSELGEHRSRAEVQQTRVELKLENLIAQISERYSIQLDAFEPDPHALLLALSEQRKHFDRGGRKRKVGNESFGLDSGSAEDGAAMEEQVVAAEETSEVVAETILGGEFGDLPIQSDTLPEPDWDLIQEIVNDLRQRLEGMGSVNLDAIQEFEELEERHNFLDTQHNDLIKSKDELLQVIAKINETTKTMFVETFVAVRTNFRSNFKELFGAGAQADLILQDESDPLECGIEIIAKPPGKKLQSISLLSGGERSMTAVALLFSIYMVKPSPFCVLDELDAPLDESNIKRFLLMLEKFLVNSQFIIVTHNKRTMSVADVIYGVTMQEFGVSKPVGVRMTGEKMSLEDGPTTVADTVRGPANANSKPSRSKKGEESLI from the coding sequence ATGCATCTCAAGTCTCTCGAAATCCACGGCTTCAAATCGTTTGCTGACAAGACCACGTTTGAATTCCACACGGGCGTGACAGGGATTGTGGGTCCGAATGGCTGCGGCAAATCCAATGTGGTGGATGCGATTCGCTGGGTGTTGGGGGAGACATCGGCGAAGGCATTGCGTGGCGGCGAGATGGCGGACGTCATATTTAACGGGACGGACAAACGCAAGCCGGTGGGCATGGCGGAAGTGACGCTGACGCTGGCGGATTGTGAAGAGGCGCTCAATGTGGAATACAATGAAGTGGCGTTGCAGCGCCGGGTGTTTCGCGATGGACGCAGTGAGTATCGGATCAATGGCACGATCTGCCGGTTGAAGGATTTTCAGGAGTTGCTGGCAGGCACTGGGATTGGCCGTGCGGCTTATTCGGTGATGGAGCAGGGCAAGATCGACATGCTCATCAGTGCGAAACCGGAAGACCGCCGCATGGTTTTCGAGGAGGCGGCGGGGATTACGCGATTCAAGGGGCAGAAGAAGGAGGCTTTGCGCAAGCTGGAGTATACCGAGGCCAACCTGATCCGTGTGGCGGACATCGTGGCGGAGGTCAAACGCCAGATGGGCACCCTGCATCGTCAGGCGCAGAAGGCGAAGCGGTATCAGAGCATCCACAAGGATCTGCGCACGCTGGACATCCATCTCGGCCACAAACATTTCACGGAGTTCAATGCGGAAAAATCCGAGAGCGAGAATCAAATCATCTCGTTGATGACGCAGTTGAACGAGCTGCATCAGAAAATTCACACCAAGGAATCGGAGGTCAGCGAAACTCGCGAGGCCTATCATCAGGTGGAGTCGAGCATCAACACCTTGCGTCAACAGGCACAGGAGCATCGTTCCAAATTGCAGGCGGCGGAAAGCAAAATTGAGTTCAATCGCGAACGTGTGGAAGAGCTGGAAGGCCGCATTCGTCGCAACGAAGAGGACGCGGAGAACAATCGCGAAATGGTGGATCGTCAGCGTCGTGAACTGGCGGCGGCAGATGAGCAGTTTGCGAGCATCCGTCACACGATTGAGAGTCGGCGTTATGATGTGGAAGAGCATCAGGTGGGGCACAACGCGATCATCCCGGAGCGTCAGCAGTTGGAAGTGCAGCGTCGCAATTTGCGCGAAGATTTCCGTCGTTTGGAGAGCGAGGCAGCGTCAGCGGAAGCGCGGGCGCAGAACCTCAGTCAGCAGATGAATGCGGATCGTCAGCGGCACGAGACCTTGCAGCATGACCGACAAAATGCAGCGCGGGATACTGAGGCCAGCCAGCAGGAGTTTGATCATTTGCAGCGTCAGATTGAGGAACAGGAAAGCACCCGCGCGGAGCTGGAGCAGAACCTCAAGGACATCGCGAATCAGATTGCCGAACAGCGTCGTCAGCGCGATTTGCTCACGGAGGAACTGCATCAATTGCAGCGTCAGGGGGCGCAGAAGAAGTCGCGCCTTGAGGCGCTGAGCCAGATCATTGAAAAAGGCGAAGGGCTTGAGCAGGGCACGCAGAATGTCATCAAGGGATTGGATGATCCAGATCGTCTGAAGCCGGCGATCCACGGGATTCTTGCTTCGGCCATTCAGGTGGAGCCGGCCTACATTCCGGCGATTGAAGCAGCGTTGCGGGATCATTTGCAGACCATCCTTCTTGATGACGAGAAGGTGGCCGGAGAGATCATTGAAAAACTCACGGCGGGTCGGCTCGGCAAAACGACTTTGGCCCCGCAATCGTTCTTGCGTGGTCAGCGTGGCAGCGAGCGTCAGTTCATGCCGAACGGTGGCATTGCCTGGGCTTTGGACAAGGTGACGGCGCAGGCACAGGTGCAGCCGTTGATGGAGCGTTTATTGCGTGATGTGCTGATTGTCGCGGATCTGGCGACGGCGTTCCGTCTCAAGGCGGATCATCCCGATCTTTCTTTCGTGACCAACAAGGGCGAGTTGCTGACGGTTCATGGCATTGTTCATGGCGGTGCAACCAAGGATGAGGCGACAAGTGCCTTGCGGCGTGAGACGGAACTGCGCGAGTTGCGCACGGAGTCAGCGGCGTTGGAACAGCAGATTGCCGAGAAGGAACAGTTTCTTGAGGAGCTGGGCTTGAGCCTGGAAGCGAAGCAACGCGCCGAGGCCAATGCGCGGGACAGTGTGCAGCTGAATCGTGAGGCGTTGAGCCAGTTGCAGGGGAAGGTGAGTGTGGTGCAGCGTGCGTTGCAACAGGCGACGGCCAAGCTCGACAGTCTTGAGTGGGAGCAATCGCAGATCAGTGCGCGACTTGCGGAAGCGGAGAATCAGATTGGTCAGCATCGCGAAACGGGCAATTGGGCGACGCGTCAAATTGAGGAAACCCAAGAACGCGAGCGTCAATTGGAAGCACAGATTGAAGCGGTGATCCGGCGTGAGATGGAGTCGACCGAACGCCTCAACGAATTGAAAACGGCTTTGGCGATTGAGACCAATGCGTTGCAAAACATCGAGCAGCAGAAAGCTCCACTGGCGAACCGATTGGAGGAACTGGAAGGCTCGATCAATCGTTACGAGAACGAATGTTTCATCTGGCGTCAGCGCATCGACAGCGCCAATGCGGAAAACGCGCGCTTGCTGGAAGAGACCGAGGAATCGCGTCAGTTGAGCAGTTCTCTTGAAGCGCAGGGATCGGAAGCGGTGGAGCGTCGCAACCAGATGTTTGCTGCGGTATCGAGCATCGAAAGCGAAGTCAACGCGATGCGTAAACGCCAGAGCGAACTCGGCGAACATCGCAGTCGTGCCGAGGTGCAGCAGACGCGCGTGGAACTGAAATTGGAGAATTTGATCGCTCAGATCAGCGAGCGCTACAGCATTCAGTTGGATGCCTTTGAGCCTGATCCGCATGCCCTGTTGCTGGCTCTGTCGGAGCAGCGGAAACATTTTGATCGTGGTGGCCGGAAGCGGAAAGTCGGTAATGAATCGTTCGGATTGGACTCGGGTTCAGCGGAAGATGGCGCGGCGATGGAAGAGCAAGTGGTGGCCGCCGAGGAGACCAGTGAGGTCGTGGCGGAGACAATTCTTGGTGGCGAGTTTGGTGATTTGCCGATCCAATCCGACACCCTTCCCGAACCGGACTGGGATTTGATTCAAGAGATCGTCAATGATCTGCGTCAGCGACTGGAAGGCATGGGTTCGGTGAACCTGGATGCGATCCAGGAGTTTGAAGAATTGGAGGAGCGTCATAACTTCCTCGACACGCAGCACAACGATTTGATCAAGAGCAAGGACGAGCTGTTGCAGGTGATCGCGAAGATCAACGAGACCACGAAAACGATGTTTGTGGAGACGTTTGTGGCCGTGCGCACCAACTTCCGCAGTAACTTCAAAGAACTGTTTGGTGCCGGTGCCCAGGCCGATCTGATTTTGCAGGATGAAAGCGATCCGCTTGAGTGCGGGATCGAGATCATCGCCAAACCGCCCGGCAAAAAACTGCAGAGCATCAGCCTGTTGTCCGGTGGTGAACGCTCGATGACCGCGGTGGCCTTGTTGTTCTCCATCTACATGGTGAAGCCAAGTCCGTTCTGCGTGCTGGATGAGCTGGATGCCCCGCTGGACGAATCCAACATTAAACGCTTCCTGTTGATGCTCGAAAAATTCTTGGTGAACAGCCAGTTCATCATTGTGACCCACAACAAACGGACCATGTCGGTTGCCGATGTGATTTATGGGGTGACCATGCAGGAGTTCGGCGTGAGCAAGCCGGTGGGCGTGCGCATGACGGGAGAGAAGATGTCATTGGAAGATGGACCGACAACGGTGGCTGACACGGTTCGTGGACCGGCGAATGCCAACTCCAAACCGAGCCGCAGCAAGAAGGGTGAGGAGAGTCTGATTTGA